The Leptospira mtsangambouensis genomic sequence GGAAAATCGGGGATTGGTGAAGAGACCATTCTTGGTCGAGATATTTACGATGAACTGACAGTATATATCGGGCTTTATATGCAAGATGTTGCAAACGATCGTTTGAATTACTCCCGCAGGTTAAACGAGGTAACCATCCTATCCCGTTGGCCAGATGGAATGGGGGTAAGTTATCAAAAAAGAGATCTTTCATTTAACAAAAAAAAGGCGAGGTCTTGTATCGCACTGACTTCAAGTTACCTTCTTGCTTCAAGAGATGCTACGGGAACTTTGCTTTTAGCAACGGGTTGTAAACTCGAACCGGTGGCTCCCAATCCTCTTCCTTAAAAAGTAAAATTTAAACTTCAGTTTACTTCTTATTTTTGCAAAAAATACACAACTCTTGCTCTGCGAAAAATTCGTAGATTCCCCTATGCCTGATTGACAAATATCAACATGGTTTGTCTATAAAAAATGGACAACCGAGTTGATTCAAATTCCCATCCTTCTAGTTTACGATATGTTAGTTGAGAAAGATGGGAGAAAACAATTGAAAAATGCAAAAGTAAATTTAGTTGAAAATGTTCTTACCGAATCAGATGTCATCATCTCTCGCACCGATGCAAAAGGATTGATTACATATGTGTCACCTGACTTCGCAAGAATTTCCGAATATACTGTTGAAGAAATGATCGGGAAACCACATAACATAGTTCGGCATCCTGACATGCCAAAAATTGTGTTCCAAGAACTTTGGGACTATATTAAGGTAGGACTGCCTTGGACTGGAGCCGTTAAAAATAGAGCAAAATCAGGGAATTACTATTGGGTTGATGCCACAATCACGCCTATTTTAAACGAAGAAAGAAAGGTCATCGGTTATGTTTCGGTTCGGAAAAAATTGGCTGATGATAAAAAGAAGTATTTTGAAGAGTTATACAAAAAAATGGGGAAACAAAAATTTTCTTTTGGGAAAAAAGGAAAAGTTGCAAAAAACCTTAGAACCGTTAAATATTTAGACGTTTTTTTTGTAATTGCGGGTTGCCTTCCTTTTTTAGGTTTATTTTGTTTTTTATATTCAGATAAACCATTATTATGCGGTAGTTTGTTTATGATGCAAGCATTGATTGCCTCTAGTTTTATCTATTTATTGTCTCAAAAAAATAAAAAACTACAAAAAGCAACAGAATCGGTTATTTCCGTTTCATCTGGTAGGTTCCAATATCCTGACCATTTTCATAACGATAGTAGGGATGAAGTCAAAATTATGTTACTCTCAATGAAGAGTATGAGCATTAACCTTTGGGGTATTGTTTCGCAAATCCAAAGGGCAACCCATGTATCCATTCGAATTTCTGAGGAATTAACTGACCTTACCAATCACTTTTTTACTTCTACCCATTCCATGGCTTCTGGAAGTGAAGAAGCGGCTGCCTGTATGGAAGAGTTGACTTCTGCTCTCACCAATATCAAACAAATCACAGCAAGCCATTCGGTGATCATGTCTGACATGAGAGATTATATGAATGCTGTGAACCAAAATTTAAACGGAACACAGAATGCTTTAAGAGGATTGGATGAACTGTCAGTTCGCTCGACAGAAAAAGCCGATTTAGGAAAACAAAAAATATCAGATTCTTTGGAAGGTATTGATGCTATCAAAAAGGTTTCTAGTAAAATTTTAAATATTGTATCCATGATCACAGAAATTGCGGACAGAACCAACTTGCTTTCGTTAAATGCCTCTATTGAGGCAGCAAGGGCCGGCCATGTAGGTGCTGGATTTGCTATCGTTGCAAAAGAAATGATGAGTTTGAACGAACAAATTGCAGTGTCAGCTGAAGAAATCAAAACTTATGTAGATGAGACATTGTCTGTGATCCAAGAAACTTCGACAAAGGTGAAAGATGCTTCCTTGGAAATTTTTTCAGTTTCCGATTTGTTTTACGAAATGAAATCGATTTTAAATAAAGTGGCAGCATCCTTATACCATGACCTTCAAGAATCAAACCGAGTGAAGGTAAAATTAGAGTCTGTCGAGGACCAAGTCAATCAGATTGACCAATCTGTATTAGAGGCCAATTTGGCTTCCAAACAAATTTCAAGTATTCTTCTTGGGTTATCAGAGCAGGCTCAGGTCATAGCGTTTAAATCAGAAACTTTACATGAAAAGAGTTCTTTAGTAGTTTCGGAACCTAAAAAAATTATGGATTTAGTCGAACATTACCATACGGGTAGTACGGAAAGTATGGAAATAACATCCTGAAAGATTTTTGATCCGGATTCTATTTTTTTTAAATCCGAAAACCCTAAAGATGGAATGGGAAGATGTCACTTTTTGTTAAATACGATCGACTAACAAAACTGTGACATCATCAGCAAAATCATTTGTTCCAACATACTCTCTGGCGGCCCGAATGAGATCGTCAGCGGAGTTTTGTGAATCAAGAGTTTTGGAATTTAAAATTGCCTTTTGGAACAAATCTTCATCATAACGTTTGTTATGGTCTTTTGACATATGTTCGGTAATCCCGTCAGTATACATGACCAAACGATTTCCTGGTGCAAATGGAAACTTTTTTTCTTCGTAAAATAGATCGGGGATCAGCCCTAAAATTTTCCCTTTCACATCAAGTTGAATTAAAGGGGAGTCTTTTTTGTCCAATAAAAATGGGGCATGGTGGCCTGCGTTCGCACAAAGCAGAGTATTATTTTTGAGATCAATGATTCCATAGAATGCAGTGAGAAAATTTCCAGCTAACTTCCCATACAACATATGGTTCAAAGTTGTTAAAAATAATGAAGGACTATGTTTGATATCTGGTTCAAAATTTTTTAAAACCATATGGGCCATTGCAGCGAGAACAGCTGCGGAAAGTCCATGTCCAGAAATGTCTGCAATCAATATTGAAAACTTAGAATCTTCTAATTCAGTTACATCATAAAAGTCACCGCCAACTTGTTCCAGAGGAATGTGTGCCACACCGTAAGAAAGTCCGTTTGAATTTGGAAGAATCGATGGCATAATTTTTTTCATTATGTTCTTTGCTCGATTCAACTCTTTTCCTGTATCAACAATTTGATGGAATAGTTGTGCGTTTTTGATCGTGCTACTGAGTCTTGCCGCAATATTTGTTAATAAATCTAAATCAGAATGTTGAAATGCATACCCAGAAACTTTGTTGTTGATGCTGATGACTCCAAGTAACTCCTCTTGAAAGACGAGCGGTGCCGAGATAAGAGATTTGGATTCAAATTTATATGGAGCAAGTTTGTTGTATCTAGGATCTAAGTCCAAGTTGTGAATGAGAAGGCTTTCTCTTTTTTCAGCAACCCATCCGGAGACACCTGTCCCGTAAGGAACTTTGATTTGGTCATAAGCATCTTCTGGAATTCCTTTTGCAGAAAGAATACTTAATTCTTGTTTGTCGGCATTTGCTAAATAGATAGTTCCAGAAGAAGCTCCCAAATATTCTAAAACTCGATTTAGAATCCATTTGCCTAGTTCGTTTAGGCTTTTTTCGGAAACTGATAATTTTTCAAATTCATATAATAGAGACAATTCGAGAATTCGTTTGTCCAAACTGTCTTTGGTATTTGCATTTTGTATGGCAGTGGCAGCAACTTCGGAAAGAGAAATTAAATATTCCAAATCGGAAGCATCAAAGATTCTGTTATTTGTTTTGTTGATAACTTCTAAAGTTCCGATCAGCCTTTCTTCAACAAACAAAGGCACACAAATCAGTGACTTTGTTTTGAATCCAGTTCGTTTGTCCATACTTGCATTGAATCTTTGGTCTTGGTAAGCATCTTCTAGGGCGATTGGTTTTTTTTCTCTCGCTACCATACCCACAATCCCTTCACCTAACTCTAATCGAGCGTACTGTTGGATGATCTCTCCCTTTTCTCCTAAAGCCACTTCACAATACAAAAATTCTTCATCTTCTAGAAGAAAGAGCGAACTTGCTTCGGCTTCTAGTAGATCTTTAGAATATAACATAATGAGTGGCAAAAGTTGGTGTAAATCCAGGTTTGCATTCAGAATGGAAGAAATATGGAGTAGGCTACGAAACTTACTAAGGCTAGTTTGAGGGTCTAACGACATGGACACGGTACCCATTTTTCTCTCAGTTTCGAATTCGTCGATTTAGAAATGCAATTTAGTTTTTCCTTAAAATCAGAAAACAGAGGAAAAAATACTTCTCGATTCTCCATTTTTGTGCATTTTGTAACGTTTTCACTCAGATCCCTTGATTTGTATCAATGAGGTTTGGGTTGACATAATTTAGAATGAAACCAGAGGATACGGACATGCTGACGAAACTACCGAAACCCAAGAACTTCGAGATTTATCTTCTCCTTATGATCATAACAAGTTTATTCTCTGTTTGTTCAGGGCAGAAAACAGAAGAGGCAAAACTCACTTATGCGCCTGAAGTGCCACCTCATATTGATAGGACAAACGAAGCCAAAGTCATCGTTAATATGGAAACTGTGGAAGTTGTGGGTCGGCTTTCCGATGGAGTCGAATATACGTTTTGGACTTTTGGTGGATCTGTACCTGGGCCAATGATTCGTGTAAGGGAAGGAGACGAGGTAGAATTTCATTTAAAAAATCATCCTTCCAGTAAAATGCCACATAACATTGATTTGCATGCAGTTACTGGACAAGGTGGAGGAGCTGCAGCCTCTCTTACAATTCCAGGGCACGCGTCTAAATTTTCTTTTAAAGCTTTAAATCCAGGATTGTACATTTACCACTGTGCTACTTCTCCTGTGGGAATGCACATTGCGAACGGAATGTACGGTTTGATTTTTGTTCAACCCAAAGATGATCTCCCTAAAGTAGACAAAGAATACTATGTTGTACAAAGTGAGTTCTATACCAAAGGTAAAAATGGAGAACCTGGTCTTCAACCGTTTAGCATGGAAAAAGCGATAACCGAAATTCCTGATTACGTTGTTTTTAATGGTTCAGTAGGTTCTTTGGTCGAAGACCGAGCCATCACTGCGAAAGTGGGAGAAACTGTGCGATTGTTTGTTGGGAACGGTGGCCCTAATTTAGTGTCCTCCTTTCACGTGATTGGAGAAATTTTTGATAATGTTTATACAGAAGGTGGAATACTACCGAATCAAAAAAATGTTCAAACCACTCTCATTCCAGCCGGTGGTTCTGCCATTGTTGATTTTAAAGTTGAGGTCCCAGGTACTTTGATTCTTGTTGATCATTCTATTTTTAGAACATTTAACAAAGGTTCACTTGGAATGTTGAAAGTCGAAGGAGAACCCAATGCAACTGTATATTCTGGAAAACAGGATGATACAGTTTACCTTCCAGAAGGACCAGCCATCCAAAGGATGGTAACTGAAGTAAAACCAAAGGTTTCTGCAAAAACTCCAAAAGAAATTTTGGCAAATGGGGAAAGAGTTTATAAATCAGTTTGTGCTGCTTGTCATATGAAAGAAGGACAAGGAGTCGTTGGTGTCTTCCCACCCCTTGCGAAGTCTGATTATTTAAATGCTGACAAAGCTCGCGCGATCCAAATTTTGAAAAAAGGGCTTAGTGGTCCAATCACAGTGAATGGACAAAAATATAATAACGTTATGCCTCATTTGGAACTTTCGAATGAAGAGATTGCTAGTGTCCTAAGTTATGTATACAACCAATGGGGAAACAAAGGAATTATGGTTTCTGAAGCTGAGGTAAAATAAGTTCAATACTTATGTAATCAGGCAATGAATCGTTTTTTTGTTTTTTTAATCCTCATTTTAACCATTTCACTTTCTGCTGAAATGGTTAAAATACCTAGAGGAAGTTTGAAACCGTTTTTAAGGGGAAGCGAATTCAAGTTAGGTGGACAGATAATCGTAAAGGGTTTTTATTTGGATGAATATCCTGTTACCAAAAAAGAATATTTTGAATTTATCGAAGCCAATCCTGAATGGAAAAAGGGAAAAGTCTCCCATTTGTTTGCTGATGGTGGGTATTTGGGAGATTGGAAAGAAAAGGTTCCAATAAGCCGCGATTCCAATTCTCCCGTAACTTATGTTTCCTGGTTTAGCGCTAATGCATATTGCAGCTGGAAAGGGAAACGTTTGCCTACCGAATCAGAATGGGAGTATGTAGCCAGTATTCCTCCCACTGGGAAAAATAAAAAAGCTGTCGAATCGGTAATACTAGGTTGGTATGGGGAACAAAAACCAGAATATCTTCCATCTGTAGGTAAATATAAAAATGGTTTGGGAGTGTATGACCAACATGGAATGATTTGGGAATGGGTATTTGATTTTAATAATACTTCTGTGACTGGTGATTCAAGACAAGATACCGATTTAGAAAGTAATCTTTTTTGTGGCGGTGGTTCATTAAAGGCTAATGATTTTTCCAATTATGCATCTTACATGCGTTATGGGTATCGTGCTGGATTGAAAGGTTGGTATACAGCCAAATATTTAGGGTTTAGATGTGCATCAGATATTAAAATAAAGGACAATCCATTATGAAATTTCAATCTACTTTTCAATTCATCATCTTTTTTATTTGTTTGGTTTTTTGTTCCGGCTGTGACGAACAAAATTCAATCAACCATCACCACCATCATGGAGAAGAACATGTGTTGGCTGCAAATGATGCTGCACAAGGCAGTTTGTTTGATTTAGGTTCCAAGTGGACAACCGAATCAAACAAAACGATCGAATTGAACCAATACCGAGGTTCTCTTTTTATCATTAGTATGTTTTATGCAACTTGCCAGTCCATTTGCCCAAGACTTGTGGCTGATATGGAACAATTAGCCAAAAAAATAAAGGAATCAGCTGGCCATGAGCCTCGTATGGTTCTAGTTAGTTTTGATTCTGAAAAAGACAGTCCAGATGTCCTGAATGCTTATAAAAAGAAAATGAAACTGAACGACAATTGGACTCTTCTATCTGGAAAGGAAACAGACATTCGAATGTTATCCGTTGTTCTTGGTATCAATTATAAAAAGATTTCCAATGGAGAATTTAATCATTCGGCAGTTTATAGTTTAGTTTCCAAAGAAGGTTTTATTGTTTCACGAGTTGAAGGTATAGGATCAAATGCAGATGGTTTAATTTCCCAATACCAAAAATTAAAATAAACCTAAGGTATATATTTTGTTATCTCCAAACTTTATGCAGATTGTTGTTTCTTTAGGCAACTACTGCAAACTAATGAAAGGGTTTCAACTTTAGAATTGATTTGCTTTTCATTCGCTTGGTTTTATGAATACCTAAGATTCTAATTTAGTTTAAGGTAGTTGCTATTGTTTTCTATTGATTTGGTTCGTTTGGTTCGAAGTATTTTCGTTTTTGTGATTCTTTTTTCTTTTGTTTTTTCCTGCAAAAAAAAGGCAGATGATACTGAGGAAGATTTGGTCACAATCCTCGGGCTTGGATTATATGCTAGGTCTTGTGTGGGTCAAAATACATTTCCTACAAATGGTTCTGTCGGTGCTTTGACAAGATTACAGATCCAACCATCTTTAACTTCCTCTGCAATCACTTCTTATAACCAACCCCATCATGTTTACCATCCGCAATCGGGTGTTAGTCGAAAAAATATTCTTTCTGTTTTTTATCCTGGAACTGGTTCAACACCTTGTGAAATCGGAGCCATCCTACAACAAGGTGCTTCTCGCGGATACCATATCATTGGACTGAGTTACCCCAATGGAGAAGCTGTGAATAGTCTTTGTAACCTAGGTGCGGCAAGATCTGATGCTGGATGTTTTGAAAACTTAAGGAGAGAAGTGATTACAGGTGCCGATGTTTCTCCCTATGTCTCCGTAGATGTCGCCAATTCAATCGAAGGAAGGTTGCTTAGTCTCATCCAATATTTAGTCCAAACGAGACCGGGCGAAGGTTGGGACCAATTTCTTACAGGCAATGTTGTCAATTGGTCCTTAGTGTATGTCGGGGGGCATTCGCAAGGAAGTGGACATGCTGCCTTTCATGGAAAAATTCGAACTCTGGGGCGAGTCTCTATTTACAGTGGAGTTTCTGATTATAGTTTGCAATTTGCTACTTTGCCTAGTTGGATGGGAACCACCCAAAACACACCAGCGGCATCTTATTATGGACTCATTCATGAAAATGATACGGTCGCTAATTTTAGCGGGGATACAAACCAAGTAACAGATGCTTGGTCAAGTCAGTTTTCTATGACAGGAACTCTTACGAATACAAGTGTTGGTTCTCCATTTGGAAATAGCCATCGTTTGGTGACAAGTGCTTGTAACGGGATGGGGACAGCCGCTTTACACAGTTGCCCTATGGTCAATGGATTCCAATCCATTTGGAATTATATTAGTTACCCGTAGTGTTTTCTTTGGTTAAAAAGGTGGAAGGCGTTTGAAAATCCATTCGGGGATCATACGAATCACCATCATAATCCATTTCCATGGCCAACGAATGTATACTAAATTTTTTTTCTTTAATCCTGCACGAACGATGAGTTCTGCGGCAACTTTAGGTTGTAAGGTGAGCCAAGGGATTAAGTTATGGCCCTCCGACATTTTTGTATAAACTGGTCCTAATTGGATTGTTGTGATATGGACTCCCTTTGGAAACAAGAGAGTCCTAAGACCTGATAGATATGTGGTAAGTCCTGCCTTTGCGCTCCCGTATATATAGTTCATTTGCCTACCTCGGTCTCCAGCTACAGAACTTATAGCAACAATGGTTCCTTCTTCTCTTTTCTCCATATCCAAAGAAATGATGTTTATAAGAGAAACAACCGCAGAGTAGTTTGTCTGAATGGTTCGAAGAAGTTCATTTTGATCTTCTCTTGCTTTGGTTTGATCTTCATAGTATCCGACTACGAAAAAAACAATATTTGGTTTTTGGGAAAGTCCATCATAATACTGTTGATGAGAATGAAAATTGGTAACATCCCATTCAAAAATTTCCACAGGAACCAAAAATTGAGACTTAATTTTAAATTGTGTATCAGATAACTTTTGTTTATTTCTTCCCGTTAAAGAAAGTGAATATCCTCTTTTTGCGAGAGATTCTGCTATATAAATTCCAATGTCGGATGTGGCTCCAACGACAAGTGCATTTTTCATTTTTTAACCGAATCCAAATTGATCTGACTATATTTGGTGGCTAGATTTTTTTTCATTGAAAATTCCACCAACCATCCACACTGCCAGATCCTGTGAATTCAAAACTTTCTCCAATTTTTGGCACTTGTAAATTTAGTTTTATATTTTGGGAAGCAGCAAGCACTCGTTTGATAGGATCATTCCAAGGATGCAGAGACAAAATAAATTTTCCCCAATGCACTGGAACAAAGGATTTTGCACCAATATTAGCTGCAGCCATAGCTGTTTCTTCTGGGCGCATATGAATGGAAGGCCAGTCGTCACCATATTGCCCGCATTCTAAAAAAGCCAAATCAAATGGTCCGTATTTTTTGCCAATGGATTCAAACACCGATCCGTATCCTGAATCTCCACCAATAAAAACTTTATACTCTCCAAGTTTCAAAACATAAGAACACCAAAGGCTTTTGTTTCTTAGTACACTTCGTCCAGAAAAATGTCGTGTTGGAGTGGCTGTGATTGTAATAATGGGATCAATTTCTTTTGTTTCAAACCAATCCAATTCAATGATTTTTGAGAGAGGTACTCCCCAAGACAATAAATGTGCAGAGACACCTAATGGAACGATGATTTTTTTTGTCCTCGGATGTATTTTTAGCATTGTTTCATAATCAAGATGGTCGTAATGATCATGAGTAATGATCAGAATGTCTAAATCTGGCATATCTTCAGGAAGGTAAATATCAGTTCCTTCAAACGATTGAACTGCAAAAGGCACAGGAGATGCATAACCGGAAAAAACAGGATCCACTAATATTTTTTTTCCTTCTGCCAGAAGAAGATAAGAAGAATGCCCGAACCAAATGTATTGTGCTTTGTTTGCATCTAATTCTTTTAAATTGATTTTAGTAGAGGGAATGGGGGAAGAAGGCCGAATGGAATTTGGTTTTTGCCAATATTTGATAGCCATTTTCCAGTAAGAACTGTTAGGTGCTAACATTTCTGTATGTTCAATGTTTTGAAAACTTCCAGATTGGAAATGTTCAGACTGAGAAATCCGTTTGAGAATATCACCGTGAGGGAGTTTGCCGAGAGTTGTTGCCAAAATATCGTCCTTAATGATTGGACGGTGCTAAATCCTTTTTTGCCCATTTTCGTATCATAAAATCGAGATCGTGTAAAAGAAGCGGTTTTGTCATAAAATCATCCATACCAGCCGAAAGGCATCGTTGTTTTTCTTCTTCTAACACATTGGCTGTGAGGGCGATGATCACAGGTTGTTTGGATATGGTTTTGGATTGGCGAATGCACTTGGTGACAGTGATTCCATCCATATCGGGCATTTGGACATCCATAAATACTAGATCTGGTTGTTCAGAACGTATCATATCCAAGGTTTTTTCTCCGTTATCTGCTTGTAAGGCGGTAAATCCAAGTTTTTTCAAAAACAGATCCGAAACTTTTTGATTGATAGGGTCATCATCTGCGATCAAAATTTTTATGGGATATTTTTCAGCGAGTTTGGAATCCCATTCGGTTTTTGTCAGTATCTCCCCTTGGTTTATGGATGATTCGGTTCGAAAGGAGTCGGAGGGAATTTGTGAATCAAATTGGAAAAAAAAGTTGGAACCCCGTCCGTATACACTTTGTACGGAAATAGAGCCACCCAACTCTTCTATTAATTTTTTTGTGATGGCAAGTCCAAGCCCAGTGCCGACTGTTTTTTCTGTCAGATGGGAATGGATTTGGGAAAACGGTTGGAATAAAATTCCCATTCGATCTTCCGGAATTCCAATTCCCGTATCTTTTACCGAGATTGCCAATCGAACTTTTCCATCTAACAAAGGTATAAATTCTACAGTAACTGTGATGGTTCCTTTCTCTGTAAACTTAACTGCATTGCTTAGAAGATTGGTTAGAATTTGTGCAAATCGTCTTTGATCAGTCATTAGGAAATTTGGCGGAGTGTTCAAAAGTTCTAATGAGATGAGGAGGCGATTTGGATCTGATTGGGATTTAAAAAGATTGATACAATCGTTTAGAAATTTTGGTAAAGGAACAGGTTCAAGGTGTAACTCAAATTGCCCCGATTCTAATTTTGTTAAATCTAAAATATCGTTCACAAGTAATAATAGATTGTCTCCGCTGAACTGAATTAGATTTAAATATTCTTTTTGTTCTTCGGTTAGGTCCGTTTGTTGCAGAATTTGAGTCATACCCAAAATCCCGTTCATGGGAGTTCTGATTTCGTGACTCATAGTAGATAAAAATGATGTTTTGAAATTTACTTTTGCTTCGGCATTTTCTTTTTCTTGTTTTAGCCTTTCTTTGTTTTTGAAATTTTCAATCATCCGATCAGCAATAAATAGGGCTTGGGATAAACCAAATACTAAAAATCCGTATTGCGCGAGATAGGCGGTCCCTTTTTTGGCAAATTCCGTAAGTATATCGAGAGAGAATAGTGCCATTGTTGCAATGACAGAAAAAAGAAAAAATTTACTTCCCGGTTTTTTTAAAATCACACCATCGACGATAGGATATAGTATTCCAAATAAAGTGAATAAGGAAAGAATGAGATGAATGCCGAGAAATTTTGAAAATGTTAATATATCAAGTGGCAACGCAAAAAATAACAAAGAAGCAATGATGAAGTTTGCCCGATACACAAAACGATATTCTTTTGCGTTATAAATTTCCTTTACATACAAAACAAATGAAATATAGAGCAAAACAAAACTAATCCCATTGAATTTTACAATCGTTTCATAAAAACCAATAGGAAGATAGTTATAGATGAAACGAGTTTCACCAGTGGTAAACAATCGTATCGCAGCAATAAAACAGACAGCGGCGAAAAAAACATGGGTTTTTTCATCTCTCCAAAATAGATACAAAATCAAATGGAAAAATGCTAACGTAAATAGTGATGCTAATACAAAGACATCACGTGTAATCGCTTCTAAAAAGGATCGATTGATTCCAGAATGTGAACCTAGGTGATAAGGTGTTGCAATACCGCAGATATGATAATGAAAACAGGAAATTCTAACGACTAAATTGATTTGGTTGTTTAATGAATTGGGCAGAGCAACTGTTTGAATGTTTAAGTGAGGAACTTCATTGGCATAGTTTTCTCCAATGATTCCTGATTGGTAAATGGTTTCCCCATCCACTGCTATTTCAAAGGCATTGCGAGTAACTCCATTTTGAAGATAAAGATTTTTTGTGTTTTCTGCAACCAGGATCTTTAAACTGAGGGTCGCAAATCCGGCTGGGTATTTTTCCCCATTGTGATTGGTCCAGTGACCTGGTACATTTGTAAACTCGTTTGAAGATAGGTCTTCGTTTGGGTTCCAGTTTTGCCAATGAATTTTCCACTCACCATTGAGGGGCACATTTCCCATGGTTTCAAAGTTCCATTGTCTTAAATCTAAAACGGCATTTTGGGCAACTGGTACACTAACATCCTGACCTACGCCACAGTGGCTAAACGATGTGGTCAAAAATATCAACAGGAAGATTGGTTTTGTGATCTTCATTGCCTTCAACTGATTGGACGAAAGAAAACACAAAAAACTGCATCAATTACGGATGAGGTACCACCGCCTTACGTTGAAAAGAACCCAGGTTATCCAGCTTGGTTTCCGTAGATATCCCAGTTTAATTAGATTTTCTTTGTTTTGAAAGCCCTTTAGTTTATCAGGATTTACTAAATTGAAGATGGTGTCGATTTGGTTGTTTTGGATTGTAAAAATTTGAACAAAACTTGGAACTTCGTTCGAATATCCCACAAGTGCTGGTGAACCGTTGGCATAACCAAAATAGATTTCTGTTGATTTTGCTTTTTTCTCTGTCGTTTTTTTTAATAATGTAACAACTCTTTGGATTCCTGGAATTGGAATTCTTGCAGCATGAACTTTGCCACCTCCATCCGCATAGGCAATGACATCTTCAGATAAAAGTTTGGTGAGCGATTGAGTGTCCTGATGATAACATGCAAAACTAAATTCGATTAAAAGTTTAGAATGAAGATTTGGGTCAGGTTCAAATTTCTTTTTTCTGGATTGAATTGCCACACGGGCTCGGCTAAAGATTTGCCTACAATTATCAGGAGATTTTCCGATTATTTCTGCGATTTCTTCATAAGAAAAATCGAATAACTCTCGTAATATGAATACTGCTCTTTCTTTTGGATTGAGTGTTTCGAGAATCACGAGAAATGCAAAGTTGATTCTTTCATCATCCATTGATTCAGCAGTTTCTGGAATTGGTTCTGGCAAAAAAGGTCCAATGTAGGTTTCTTTTTTTCTAGAAGCCTTTTTCAAAAGATCAAATGCAAGTCTTGCAGTTATACTTCCCAAATAGGATTTTTCATTTTGAATATCTTCTTTTTTTGCGGAGAGCCATCTAAGATAACTCTCCTGTACAATGTCTTCTGCATCCGCATAACTTCCTGTAATCCGATATGCAATGGAAAAAAGATAGTGTTTCCATTTTAAAAATATTTGAATTTCATTCATGGAATTAAACTCCGATTGGGACTGGGTTCTTCTGTAATTTATTTTCCATCTGGATCGGATTTCCTTTCGGCCAAAAATAGAATCGAAACGGAAGGAGTTTTTCCATCTTCAAAGAAAAGATTGTAAAACGGTTTACCATTTCTTTGATACGAGCTCCCCATTTTCCTTTAATGATTTTCTCTTTCGGTTTATCATCTTTGTCTGTAAATTGAATGAGCCCTTCATTTCTACCCAAAGATATACACCTTCCAAAAAACTGAAATAAAAAAGGAGAAATGTTTTTTCCTTGTATGAGATCTGCGAGGTGATCTGCAATATAAGCTCCCATCGGTAA encodes the following:
- a CDS encoding sigma-70 family RNA polymerase sigma factor; the encoded protein is MNEIQIFLKWKHYLFSIAYRITGSYADAEDIVQESYLRWLSAKKEDIQNEKSYLGSITARLAFDLLKKASRKKETYIGPFLPEPIPETAESMDDERINFAFLVILETLNPKERAVFILRELFDFSYEEIAEIIGKSPDNCRQIFSRARVAIQSRKKKFEPDPNLHSKLLIEFSFACYHQDTQSLTKLLSEDVIAYADGGGKVHAARIPIPGIQRVVTLLKKTTEKKAKSTEIYFGYANGSPALVGYSNEVPSFVQIFTIQNNQIDTIFNLVNPDKLKGFQNKENLIKLGYLRKPSWITWVLFNVRRWYLIRN